Genomic DNA from Gaiellales bacterium:
GTCGTCGACCATCGCCGCGAGCAGCCCGTACGACTTGAACGTCGAGCCGGCCTGGCGGCGCGACTGCACGGCCAGGTTGTACTTGCTCTGCTTGTAGTCGGTCGACGACTGCATGGCCAGGATCTCGCCGGTGCGGGGATCGATGGCAACGAGCGCCGCCGCCGGTGCGTTCGTGAAATCGAGCTCCGTCGCCATCGCCTGGTGCGCGGCCGCCTGCAGGCCGGGATCGATCGTGGTCGTCACCTTGAGGCCGCCGCTCTGGAGCGCCGCGGTGCCGTAGCGCTTCGCGAGCAGCTCGCGCACGTACTGGACGAAGTACGGCTGGCGCACGCGCGTGAACTGCTTCGGCGGCCGCAGCCCGAGGCCGCGGCTGATGGCGTGCTGGTACTGCGCCAGGGTGATGTGGCCCTGGTCGTACATCGCCGCGAGCACCTGGTTGCGCCGGTCGAGAGCGGCGGCCGGGTGCGTGCGCGGGTTGTAGTCCGTCGGCGACTGCGGCAGGCCGGCGATCAGGGCCGCCTGGCGGATGTTCAGCTGCGAGCAGTGCAGGTTGAAGTACGTCTCCGCCGCCGCCTCGCAACCGTAGGTGACGCCGCCGTAGGAGATCACGTTCAGGTAGGTGCCGAGGATCTTGTCCTTCGACCAGTGCTCGGCCATCTGGATGGCGAGCCACGCCTCCTTGATCTTGCGGTCGAGCGTCTGGGTGTCGGTCAGATACAGGTTGCGCACGAGCTGCTGCTCGATGGTCGAGGCGCCCTGGACGACGTGGCCGGCCTCGACGTCGTCGAGGAAGGCGCGGGCGATGCCCTGGTAGTCGACGCCGCCGTGCTCGTAGAAGCGCTTGTCCTCCACGTCGACGGTGGCGATCTTGAGCCACTTGGAGATCTGGTTGAACCCCACCGGGGTGCGGTTCTGGAGCGACGGGATCTGGGCGAGCAGGTGGCCGTTGCGGTCGTAGATCTTGGTCGTGACGCCCGGGTAGTTGGGCTTCATCGTCTTCAGGTCGACGCCCTTCAGGACGTTCGACACGGCGACGGTCGCGCCGACGCCGCCGGCGACGACGACGGCCACGATCGCGATGGCGATCACGACGAGCGCGGTCGCGGCCAGCGAGCGGCGGCCGCGCCGGCGCTCCATGGCACGGCGCTTGCGGCGGCGGGCGGCGACGTGGCCGAGCACGTCGTCGTACTGGTTGCGCGGCGGCTGGACGGGAGGCCCGCTCACGACGCCGCCACCTCGTCGACGGCCTCCGCCACGATGCCCTCCTCGTGCAGCCGGGTGACGCACTGGACGCGCAGCGCCGCCGCGGCCGTCGCCGCCTGGATCGCGTCGGGCATCCACACGCCGACCGTGTAGGTCGTGCCCTCGGCGGTCACCTCGGCCACCGCAGACCCGGGCCCGGGCCGGTCGGTGACGCGGCCGGGAACAGCGTCGGCCTGCTCGTCGAGGACCGCGCGCACGCGGGCGGGGTCGGCCGTGGGCGGCAATGTCAGCCGAGCCTGGGCGAGCGAGATGGGATCGACGATGGTCATGTTCGTGACACGGGAGTTCGCGAGCTCCTCGTTGGGGATCAGCACGCGCCGGTTGTCGGCAGTGCGCAGGCGTGTGTAGGCGAGGCCGATGTCCTCGACCGTACCCTCGGCGTCGCCCACGCTGATCCGGTCGCCGAGCCGCACCGGTTGGTTGATGGCGATCATCACCCCGGCCACGAAGTTTGCCAGGGTCGAGCGCGCCGCGAAGCCAACCACCAATC
This window encodes:
- a CDS encoding transglycosylase domain-containing protein translates to MSGPPVQPPRNQYDDVLGHVAARRRKRRAMERRRGRRSLAATALVVIAIAIVAVVVAGGVGATVAVSNVLKGVDLKTMKPNYPGVTTKIYDRNGHLLAQIPSLQNRTPVGFNQISKWLKIATVDVEDKRFYEHGGVDYQGIARAFLDDVEAGHVVQGASTIEQQLVRNLYLTDTQTLDRKIKEAWLAIQMAEHWSKDKILGTYLNVISYGGVTYGCEAAAETYFNLHCSQLNIRQAALIAGLPQSPTDYNPRTHPAAALDRRNQVLAAMYDQGHITLAQYQHAISRGLGLRPPKQFTRVRQPYFVQYVRELLAKRYGTAALQSGGLKVTTTIDPGLQAAAHQAMATELDFTNAPAAALVAIDPRTGEILAMQSSTDYKQSKYNLAVQSRRQAGSTFKSYGLLAAMVDDGIDPNTTLYSTAPLVNQPIVPFPSAPNDYWTVNNAEPATSAVLPLSTALEESVNAVYARLAIDVGADKVANMAYKLGIPPSDRLPETPSVILGAGGVSPLDMTHAYATIAAMGVRRPMLAFTKVVPFNGKPVVTPAAKNKGHRVLADGAPWQVTQYLDANVHSCCTGTGANVALSNSSLYRAQAGKTGTTDNHTDAWFCGYTPNLAACVWVGYPQGEIPMESLGGTIPGPAFGGGYPATIWRLFAAAAFTNEPGKFPPTPWETTPLNPVQYRPFTSQFSLPTTTTKKTHGGGSSSTGGGSGGFSGGGSSGGGTSGTNPPPTSTSPPPTSNPPPTT
- a CDS encoding mechanosensitive ion channel domain-containing protein; translated protein: MSHHATVALIVLAAGLVAILIVDRIMQRVGKRVAEHLPVADQAVFATRYRLLRRVSEAVIILIAVIIVLWSFDSTRSAAQTVLASSAVLGLVVGFAARSTLANFVAGVMIAINQPVRLGDRISVGDAEGTVEDIGLAYTRLRTADNRRVLIPNEELANSRVTNMTIVDPISLAQARLTLPPTADPARVRAVLDEQADAVPGRVTDRPGPGSAVAEVTAEGTTYTVGVWMPDAIQAATAAAALRVQCVTRLHEEGIVAEAVDEVAAS